The Bacteroidales bacterium genome has a segment encoding these proteins:
- a CDS encoding PCMD domain-containing protein, whose protein sequence is MKTRHLFFFLIVALAFSSCTKDEALNSEADIISVVVPAEILKMDPVLENNRVTIRVKPNTDLTQQAPVFNISEGAAISPESGTAHDFTQPKLYTVTSEDGKNSKEYTVSFIIAEVNSQFGFEHFRLNESGKYHVFFEENEIGDNIMDWASGNGGFAITAGEAEAKDYPTTTTEAGRTGRALKLTTRRTGELGIMFKKPIAAGNLFMGTFDVSAAISSPLLAVKMGVPFEREPDTLKGYFKYQGGDVFVQVVKNAQGEMVIEEYGNGQIQDYWDVYAIFYDNNGGTLMLDGTNRFTHENLVAVAHLDPQDAIETDQWTKFEIPFVQEPGKSIDPQKLASGGYSISVVMSSSVGGDFFKGAVSSTLLIDDVEVIYKK, encoded by the coding sequence ATGAAGACAAGACATTTGTTTTTCTTTCTGATAGTTGCTTTGGCCTTTTCGTCGTGTACCAAAGACGAAGCTTTGAATAGTGAAGCAGACATTATTTCGGTGGTTGTGCCCGCAGAAATCCTCAAGATGGATCCTGTGCTGGAGAACAACCGCGTGACGATACGGGTAAAACCCAATACCGATTTAACGCAACAGGCACCTGTGTTCAACATATCAGAAGGAGCTGCCATTTCTCCCGAAAGCGGCACAGCGCACGATTTTACCCAACCGAAGCTTTATACCGTTACCTCGGAGGATGGCAAAAACAGCAAAGAATACACGGTCAGCTTTATTATTGCAGAAGTAAATTCACAATTCGGCTTCGAGCATTTCAGGCTGAATGAGAGTGGTAAATACCATGTGTTTTTCGAGGAAAACGAAATTGGCGATAATATTATGGACTGGGCAAGTGGTAATGGAGGATTTGCAATTACCGCAGGCGAAGCCGAGGCCAAAGATTATCCTACCACTACTACCGAAGCCGGACGCACCGGTCGGGCGCTCAAATTGACCACCCGTCGAACAGGCGAACTGGGCATCATGTTTAAAAAACCCATCGCAGCAGGCAATCTTTTCATGGGAACCTTTGATGTTAGTGCTGCCATTAGCAGTCCGCTGCTGGCCGTTAAAATGGGCGTGCCCTTTGAGCGTGAGCCTGATACTTTAAAAGGTTATTTTAAATACCAGGGTGGCGATGTTTTTGTTCAGGTGGTAAAAAACGCACAGGGTGAGATGGTGATTGAAGAGTACGGAAATGGCCAGATTCAGGACTATTGGGATGTTTATGCCATCTTTTACGACAACAATGGTGGAACGCTGATGTTGGATGGTACCAACAGGTTTACGCACGAGAACCTTGTGGCCGTGGCACATCTCGACCCACAGGATGCCATCGAAACAGATCAATGGACCAAATTTGAGATACCTTTTGTGCAAGAGCCCGGCAAATCCATCGACCCGCAAAAATTAGCCAGCGGAGGTTATAGCATCTCCGTGGTGATGAGCTCAAGTGTTGGTGGCGACTTTTTTAAAGGTGCGGTAAGCAGTACTTTGTTGATTGATGACGTTGAGGTTATTTACAAGAAGTAA
- a CDS encoding porin family protein has product MKVKQSIISILLVFCFFVANAQETTPGEKSLFFQNTEFQIRAGFSIGGIAPIPLPIEIREIERYDPTLALGLEANLTKWLGENQKWGIRTGLRAEGRGMKTEARVKDYYTEVIGDGGQKVTGNFTGMVQTTVKNSYFSIPVLAIYDISKRWNLYGGFYFSTLIERNFSGYVYDGYLREGGSTGSKLIFEGDNKGPYDFSDDLRVFQWGAMAGGEFTLRKHLELFSELTWGLNDLFKNDFKTITFDMYSIYLNIGFGYRF; this is encoded by the coding sequence ATGAAGGTTAAACAATCCATCATTAGTATCCTCCTCGTTTTTTGTTTTTTTGTTGCAAATGCTCAGGAGACAACACCCGGTGAAAAGTCCTTATTTTTTCAAAACACCGAATTTCAGATCCGGGCCGGGTTTAGCATCGGCGGAATTGCGCCTATCCCGTTACCGATAGAGATAAGAGAAATTGAGCGCTACGACCCTACGTTGGCTTTGGGTCTGGAAGCCAACCTCACCAAATGGCTCGGTGAGAATCAGAAATGGGGTATTCGCACTGGTTTGCGCGCCGAAGGGAGAGGCATGAAAACCGAAGCAAGGGTGAAGGATTATTATACAGAAGTGATTGGCGATGGCGGGCAAAAAGTAACGGGCAACTTTACAGGAATGGTGCAAACCACCGTGAAGAACTCTTATTTTTCAATCCCGGTGCTGGCCATTTATGATATTTCAAAAAGATGGAATTTGTATGGAGGCTTCTATTTCTCCACTTTGATCGAAAGGAATTTTTCGGGTTATGTGTACGACGGGTATCTGCGCGAAGGCGGCTCTACAGGCTCAAAATTGATATTTGAAGGCGACAACAAAGGGCCTTATGATTTTTCGGATGACCTGCGTGTTTTTCAATGGGGAGCTATGGCCGGAGGAGAATTTACGCTTAGAAAACATCTTGAGTTATTTAGCGAATTGACCTGGGGACTGAACGACTTGTTTAAAAATGATTTTAAAACAATCACCTTCGATATGTATTCCATTTATCTGAATATCGGCTTTGGATATCGTTTTTAA
- a CDS encoding metallophosphoesterase — MLNWETSGKVQIRKLVIIAAALGCLMLTSSCSDLFDYSPYLIDFDDANTDVNRKNIDRLKNKAATDTITIAFTGDTHNYFDELHDFVEKVNSDSRIDFVFHVGDIADFGLPKQYLWGNDYLSKLKVPYLVAIGNHDLVSNGKDAYEVMFGALDFSFVYQRIRFIFLNTNSREFAFNQQVPDLAWLAERLQPSNNFDKAVIICHVPPDDGDFDSNLINEFYATIAQNKNVVMLVHGHQHHHEVYFPMADSIPFVNVFGVEHRKTTIIKIIDNQILIDNAAF, encoded by the coding sequence ATGTTGAATTGGGAAACATCCGGGAAGGTTCAAATCAGGAAGCTGGTAATTATCGCGGCTGCCCTTGGCTGCCTGATGCTGACCTCCTCGTGCAGCGATCTTTTTGACTACTCTCCCTACCTCATCGATTTTGATGATGCAAATACCGATGTGAATCGAAAAAATATTGATCGGTTAAAAAACAAGGCTGCCACCGACACCATCACCATTGCATTTACCGGCGACACGCACAACTACTTTGATGAGCTGCACGATTTTGTTGAGAAAGTAAACAGCGATTCCCGAATTGATTTTGTATTTCATGTGGGCGATATCGCAGACTTTGGTTTGCCAAAACAGTATCTGTGGGGCAACGACTATTTGTCTAAATTAAAAGTTCCTTACCTGGTGGCCATTGGCAACCACGATTTGGTGAGCAATGGCAAAGACGCTTACGAGGTGATGTTTGGCGCATTGGATTTCAGCTTCGTTTATCAGCGCATCCGGTTTATCTTTTTGAACACCAACAGCCGTGAATTTGCCTTTAACCAGCAAGTGCCCGACCTTGCCTGGCTTGCAGAGCGTTTACAGCCTTCCAACAATTTTGATAAAGCTGTAATCATTTGCCATGTGCCGCCCGATGATGGCGATTTCGATTCAAATCTGATAAACGAATTTTACGCGACAATCGCTCAAAACAAAAATGTCGTTATGCTGGTGCATGGGCATCAGCACCATCATGAGGTATATTTCCCGATGGCCGACAGCATCCCGTTCGTGAATGTGTTTGGCGTCGAACACCGGAAGACGACAATCATAAAAATCATCGACAACCAAATACTAATCGACAATGCGGCCTTTTAA
- a CDS encoding efflux RND transporter permease subunit, with translation MNLTKITLNNNRITITIFLIVGIIGIYNYFKLERDSMPPYTIRVATVVTKYPGADPLEVEALVTDPLEEVIREMSEIKTISSESRAGLSVITIELVVQVSNKELQPVWERLRNKVEDLKPQLPPGIYGPVVKDEDIGTVFGIILGVTGDGVPYNQLEDYAKNIRDELLLLPDAAKIKYGGVQDERIFIEFDDKQLSRYGLNAMQLKNILSATNILFPGGEINVGCKRIDLEPSGNFKSLDDLKKILIPTSSGTVVFLEDITTRIYRDYVSPREKIVKINGQPAIALFISLKDGANIVRLGQQVDKAIPRINSNLPLGIEVVRSASQDQVVNRQVTDFLKNLVQSILIVLAVMLFFLGFRTGMLVAALLPMVILFTFFFLGVLDLGLNKVSLAALIISLGLLVDNGIVMSESILVSMDKGMGKFEAMIYSCKVLLVPLLISTLTTSSAFLPFALAETPMGEISSPLFWVVSLTLLSSWFLTFTLIPLLAMAIVKDNSKNMRKKENAVDRNMRNINLWYNGVLFRVLKNPYPFLGMIAALFVAALLSMQLLPFKLVPDSDRNLVTVDIKFPQGTQIGYTEMAVADIGIFILDELLVDPEKTDEPGVLDFSSFIGEGPEPYDLGYFKNEANSNYAHLLLNTTGDRDNDYIIAKVDSFCINHIPDADIRVNRLTGAGASGTPVEIRISGNDPERLAAIAETVKTKLVTTRGAKNITDDWGPKTKKLIVDIDPFKAKRAGLTNMEIAMALHAGLSGMKIDDFRDTDERIPIFMKSGNSDEHDIASVEAYNIWSAATGQNVTLSQVADVRVDWQFSKYIRKDLLRTMTVGAYLQPGYNAADVFEEIGPWMKEQKASWDYGYDYVFGGEDEDTNENLGAIFSRLPLAFFLIMILLVLQFNSIRKATIIILAIPLGMIGAIAGWFIGGSFVSFFGVLGIIALAGIVVNNAIILIDRIDVEIAENPDVDRRDAILLAAHNRFRPILLTTLTTSLGMLPLLFGGGLLWEPLTLAIIFGLFFATIITLFFVPVVYRLFFKVSFKNYDFNKKCWSADS, from the coding sequence ATGAACCTTACAAAAATCACATTAAATAATAACCGTATTACCATCACCATCTTTCTGATTGTTGGCATCATCGGCATCTACAACTACTTCAAGCTGGAGCGCGACAGCATGCCGCCCTATACCATCCGCGTGGCCACAGTGGTTACCAAATATCCCGGCGCCGATCCACTGGAAGTGGAAGCACTGGTCACCGATCCACTCGAAGAGGTGATACGTGAGATGTCTGAAATAAAAACCATCAGCAGCGAGTCGCGCGCCGGGCTCTCGGTGATTACCATTGAGCTGGTGGTGCAGGTAAGCAACAAAGAACTTCAGCCGGTGTGGGAACGCCTGCGCAACAAAGTGGAAGACCTCAAACCGCAGCTCCCGCCAGGTATTTATGGGCCGGTGGTAAAAGATGAAGATATCGGCACGGTGTTCGGCATCATCCTCGGCGTAACGGGCGATGGCGTGCCCTACAACCAGCTGGAAGATTACGCCAAAAACATTCGTGATGAGCTGCTCCTGCTACCCGATGCAGCAAAAATAAAATACGGAGGAGTGCAGGACGAACGCATTTTTATCGAATTTGACGACAAACAACTCTCGCGCTATGGCCTGAATGCAATGCAGCTAAAAAACATTCTTTCGGCCACCAACATTCTTTTCCCGGGGGGCGAAATCAATGTGGGATGCAAGCGGATAGATCTGGAACCGTCGGGTAATTTCAAATCGCTGGACGACCTGAAAAAAATCCTGATACCCACCTCGTCAGGGACGGTAGTATTTCTGGAAGATATTACTACCCGTATTTACCGCGACTATGTAAGCCCACGCGAGAAGATTGTAAAAATCAACGGGCAACCGGCTATCGCCCTGTTTATATCGTTGAAGGATGGAGCCAACATCGTGCGCCTGGGCCAGCAGGTTGACAAAGCCATTCCTCGCATCAACAGCAACCTTCCGTTGGGAATAGAGGTGGTGCGTTCTGCCTCACAGGATCAGGTGGTCAACAGACAGGTCACCGATTTTCTGAAAAACCTGGTACAGAGTATCCTTATTGTGTTGGCTGTGATGCTTTTCTTTCTGGGCTTCCGCACGGGCATGCTGGTGGCAGCGCTGCTTCCCATGGTCATTCTTTTTACCTTCTTTTTCCTGGGGGTACTCGATTTGGGATTAAATAAAGTATCGCTGGCAGCGCTGATTATTTCGCTAGGTCTTCTGGTAGATAACGGAATTGTTATGTCAGAATCTATCTTGGTGAGCATGGACAAGGGCATGGGCAAGTTCGAAGCTATGATCTACTCCTGCAAAGTTTTGTTAGTTCCGCTGCTCATTTCGACGCTCACCACTTCCTCGGCTTTTTTGCCCTTTGCACTGGCCGAAACACCTATGGGCGAAATTTCGTCGCCCCTGTTTTGGGTAGTGAGTCTTACGCTGCTCAGCTCGTGGTTTCTAACATTTACCCTGATCCCATTGCTTGCTATGGCTATTGTAAAAGATAACTCGAAAAATATGAGGAAAAAGGAGAATGCGGTCGACCGGAATATGAGAAACATAAACTTATGGTACAACGGCGTGCTGTTTCGCGTACTAAAAAATCCTTATCCTTTTTTGGGAATGATTGCCGCGCTATTTGTGGCCGCGCTGCTTTCTATGCAATTGCTGCCATTTAAACTGGTGCCCGACAGCGACCGCAACTTAGTGACCGTGGACATCAAATTTCCGCAAGGCACACAAATCGGATATACAGAAATGGCAGTGGCAGATATTGGCATTTTTATCCTGGATGAGCTTCTGGTGGACCCTGAAAAAACAGATGAACCCGGAGTATTGGATTTCTCATCATTTATTGGCGAAGGCCCCGAACCTTACGATTTGGGATATTTTAAAAATGAGGCCAACTCCAACTATGCGCATCTGCTGCTCAACACCACCGGCGACCGCGACAACGATTATATTATTGCCAAAGTGGACAGCTTTTGTATCAATCACATCCCCGATGCCGACATCCGTGTAAACCGACTTACTGGTGCCGGCGCTTCAGGCACGCCGGTCGAAATACGCATCTCGGGAAACGACCCCGAACGGTTAGCAGCTATAGCCGAAACGGTGAAAACAAAACTCGTGACCACCAGGGGAGCCAAAAACATTACCGACGACTGGGGCCCGAAAACCAAAAAACTAATTGTGGACATCGATCCTTTTAAAGCCAAACGTGCCGGCCTCACCAACATGGAGATAGCCATGGCGCTTCATGCCGGCCTCTCAGGAATGAAGATCGACGACTTCCGCGACACCGACGAGCGCATCCCCATTTTTATGAAAAGTGGCAATAGTGATGAGCACGATATCGCATCAGTGGAAGCCTACAACATCTGGTCGGCGGCCACCGGACAAAATGTAACGCTGTCGCAGGTGGCTGATGTGCGGGTAGATTGGCAGTTTTCCAAATATATCCGCAAAGATCTTTTACGCACCATGACCGTAGGTGCTTATCTGCAACCGGGCTACAATGCAGCGGATGTTTTTGAAGAGATCGGCCCGTGGATGAAGGAACAAAAAGCCTCCTGGGATTATGGCTACGATTACGTATTTGGTGGCGAAGATGAAGACACCAATGAAAACCTCGGCGCCATATTTTCACGCCTGCCGCTGGCATTTTTCCTTATCATGATTTTGCTGGTGCTCCAGTTCAACTCCATACGCAAAGCCACCATCATTATTCTGGCCATTCCGCTGGGCATGATCGGAGCGATAGCCGGCTGGTTTATTGGCGGCTCGTTCGTGAGTTTCTTTGGCGTGCTGGGCATCATTGCCCTGGCCGGGATAGTGGTAAACAATGCCATTATCCTCATCGACCGCATCGACGTGGAGATTGCCGAGAACCCCGACGTGGACCGGCGCGATGCCATCCTTTTGGCGGCGCACAACCGGTTCAGGCCGATATTGCTCACCACCCTCACCACCTCACTGGGCATGTTGCCGCTGCTCTTTGGCGGCGGACTGCTCTGGGAACCGCTAACGCTGGCCATCATATTCGGGCTTTTCTTCGCAACTATCATCACTCTGTTTTTCGTGCCGGTGGTTTATCGTCTGTTTTTTAAAGTCTCTTTTAAAAATTATGATTTTAATAAAAAATGTTGGAGCGCTGATAGCTAA
- a CDS encoding efflux RND transporter periplasmic adaptor subunit — MKYSSKHLNTRKNEINFIQAFLPHIEAGRLAGIGINRQIKRSFFIALMVAFAAGCAHKESNEEAIRPVYFQKVDRNAITETRSFSGVAQPRDEAKLSFKVGGTIQEIAVQLGDTVKKGKQIARLDFTDYRINYNKAVASLKNAEVQQTTAKSAFLRIENLYAGNNASLNDYEKAKAQYESAQAMAETASEQVKAAQKQLDYTRLDAPYTGTVSAIFAKENEMAGAGHPVVAFSSIQTIEVQTAVPENIIGRISQGMEVTVQFSTLPGKSFPGKISEVSSGSPGSSSYPVIVQLSGETSAQVFSGMTGTVNIPLKDKNRQTSIIISPDAVSHDQNGDFVYLAQPTNEEGFYIATRRNMKPGELSPAGYEINEGLNTGDIVITAGIRFLYEGRKVKLLDDNDF, encoded by the coding sequence CCAAACATTTGAACACCCGTAAAAATGAAATAAATTTCATTCAGGCATTTCTGCCGCACATCGAAGCAGGCAGGCTGGCGGGAATAGGTATTAATAGACAGATAAAAAGATCGTTTTTCATCGCATTGATGGTGGCTTTTGCGGCGGGCTGCGCTCACAAAGAGAGTAACGAAGAGGCTATCCGCCCGGTCTATTTTCAGAAAGTGGATAGAAATGCCATCACCGAAACCCGCTCTTTCTCAGGAGTGGCACAACCCCGGGACGAGGCCAAACTCAGTTTTAAAGTTGGCGGCACTATACAGGAAATAGCAGTGCAACTGGGCGATACCGTAAAAAAAGGAAAACAGATTGCCCGCCTGGATTTTACGGATTACCGCATCAACTACAACAAAGCGGTGGCTTCGCTAAAAAATGCTGAGGTACAGCAAACAACTGCTAAATCAGCTTTTCTGCGGATAGAAAACCTGTATGCCGGCAACAACGCCTCGCTAAATGATTATGAAAAGGCAAAAGCGCAATACGAATCAGCACAGGCAATGGCCGAAACTGCAAGCGAACAGGTAAAGGCAGCCCAAAAACAATTGGATTATACCCGCCTCGATGCTCCCTACACAGGAACGGTTTCGGCTATTTTTGCCAAGGAAAACGAAATGGCTGGCGCAGGCCATCCGGTGGTGGCATTTTCGTCCATCCAAACCATCGAGGTGCAAACGGCAGTACCCGAAAACATAATAGGCCGGATAAGCCAGGGAATGGAAGTTACAGTACAATTCTCCACCCTTCCCGGCAAATCATTCCCCGGAAAAATTTCCGAGGTGAGTAGTGGCTCCCCGGGTTCTTCATCCTATCCTGTAATTGTACAATTGAGCGGGGAAACTTCTGCACAGGTATTTTCAGGAATGACCGGCACGGTAAACATTCCGCTGAAAGACAAGAACCGTCAAACTTCTATCATAATTAGCCCCGATGCAGTAAGTCACGACCAAAATGGTGACTTCGTATATCTGGCTCAGCCAACTAACGAAGAAGGCTTTTACATTGCCACCAGGCGAAATATGAAGCCGGGCGAACTAAGTCCGGCAGGTTATGAGATTAACGAAGGACTCAACACCGGTGACATTGTCATTACAGCCGGCATCCGGTTTTTGTATGAAGGCAGAAAAGTAAAACTACTCGACGATAATGATTTTTAA